A stretch of Myxococcus hansupus DNA encodes these proteins:
- a CDS encoding CoA-acylating methylmalonate-semialdehyde dehydrogenase has product MVGHFFTPDTWGVCVSFIQLPRSVVSCRNLVGGSWQVPPGAVQLDVRSPYTGTVIGKVPLTPASGVAQVVEAAKVASASWRDTPLRERTQYLYRFRQLLERDLDSLAQLAASEAGKTVAEARAGLLKGMEVCDFALSLQNLDTGAHLEVSRGVSCEYRREPLGVVAGITPFNFPAMVPMWMFPIAVTLGNAFILKPSEKVPLTACALGELMCEAGYPAGVFSVVHGNREAVDALVAHPDVQAVGFVGSSAVARHLYAEGCKRGKRVLALGSAKNHLIVVPDADPELTPQAVVDSFTGCAGQRCMAASVLLAVGNVESLLQEVIRRAAKLEVGPGMGALIDRGSLDRLETAISRAEAEGARVVLDGRGRKPQGEPWSGGNWLGPTLLDGVRPEMEAARRELFGPVLSIVRVPTLSAALAVENASPYGNAASIFTTNGGVAQTVVEGVRAGMVGVNVGVPVPREPFSFGGTGDSRFGHGDITGPSSLDFWTQVKKVTRKWSARTDGSWMS; this is encoded by the coding sequence ATGGTAGGCCATTTCTTCACGCCAGACACCTGGGGGGTGTGCGTGTCCTTCATCCAGCTTCCGCGGAGCGTCGTCTCGTGCCGTAACCTCGTTGGAGGAAGCTGGCAGGTGCCCCCAGGGGCGGTGCAGCTCGATGTGCGGAGTCCTTACACGGGCACCGTCATTGGCAAGGTTCCCCTCACGCCCGCGTCAGGAGTGGCCCAGGTGGTGGAGGCCGCGAAGGTGGCGTCGGCTTCCTGGAGGGACACGCCGCTGCGGGAGCGCACGCAGTACCTCTACCGCTTCCGCCAGCTCCTGGAGCGCGACCTGGATTCCCTGGCCCAGCTCGCCGCGAGCGAAGCGGGGAAGACGGTGGCGGAGGCCCGCGCGGGACTGCTCAAGGGCATGGAGGTCTGCGACTTCGCCCTGTCCCTGCAGAACCTCGACACGGGCGCGCACCTGGAAGTCAGTCGCGGCGTGTCGTGTGAATACCGCCGCGAGCCCCTGGGCGTCGTCGCGGGCATCACCCCGTTCAACTTCCCGGCGATGGTGCCGATGTGGATGTTCCCCATCGCCGTCACGCTGGGCAACGCCTTCATCCTCAAGCCGTCGGAGAAGGTGCCGCTCACCGCGTGCGCGCTGGGCGAGCTCATGTGCGAGGCCGGCTACCCCGCGGGCGTCTTCTCCGTCGTACATGGCAACAGGGAGGCGGTGGACGCGCTGGTGGCGCACCCGGACGTGCAGGCCGTGGGCTTCGTCGGCTCGTCCGCCGTCGCGCGCCACCTGTACGCGGAGGGCTGCAAGCGCGGCAAGCGCGTGCTGGCGCTGGGCAGCGCGAAGAACCACCTCATCGTCGTTCCGGACGCGGACCCGGAGCTGACGCCGCAGGCGGTGGTGGACTCGTTCACCGGCTGCGCGGGGCAGCGATGCATGGCGGCCAGCGTGCTGCTCGCCGTGGGCAACGTGGAGTCGCTCCTCCAGGAAGTCATCCGCCGCGCGGCGAAGCTGGAGGTGGGCCCGGGCATGGGGGCGCTCATCGACCGGGGCTCGCTGGATCGGCTGGAGACGGCCATCTCCCGCGCCGAGGCCGAGGGCGCGCGCGTGGTGCTGGACGGGCGTGGCCGCAAGCCGCAGGGCGAGCCGTGGTCCGGTGGCAACTGGCTGGGCCCCACGCTGCTGGACGGCGTGCGCCCGGAGATGGAGGCGGCCCGGCGCGAGCTGTTCGGTCCGGTGCTCTCCATCGTCCGCGTGCCCACGCTGTCCGCGGCGTTGGCCGTGGAGAACGCGTCGCCCTATGGGAACGCGGCGTCCATCTTCACCACGAACGGTGGGGTGGCGCAGACGGTGGTGGAGGGCGTGCGCGCCGGCATGGTGGGCGTCAACGTGGGCGTGCCTGTGCCGCGTGAGCCGTTCTCCTTCGGGGGCACGGGCGATTCGCGCTTCGGGCACGGGGACATCACCGGACCGTCCAGCCTCGACTTCTGGACGCAGGTGAAGAAGGTCACCCGCAAGTGGTCGGCCCGCACCGATGGCTCGTGGATGAGCTGA